One Nitrospina watsonii DNA segment encodes these proteins:
- the fbp gene encoding class 1 fructose-bisphosphatase: protein MDRTTLVQFIRRQEKMTPGATGEFTNLMNEVLVAAKIVSLQVNNAGLGEDILGMSGRVNVQGEEVQKLDDYANSIFIKLVGESGNICAITSEENEKPVIIPPDRAGKYIFMVDPLDGSSNIDVNVNIGTIFAVYRKQSPGLEVTDDDLLQPGTQQVAAGYIIYGPSTLFVYTSGNGVHSFTLDPALGEFFLSTQNMKIPRHGSTYSVNEGNSQNWQEPQKNLVHYLKEWDEATERPYKLRYIGSLVADFHRTLLKGGIFMYPGDKKSPQGKLRYAFEAAPLAMIVENAGGKATDGKQRILDIRPTDIHQRVPLYIGSSDDLDRAHTLLG, encoded by the coding sequence ATGGATAGAACCACGCTGGTCCAATTCATCCGGAGGCAGGAGAAAATGACCCCGGGCGCAACGGGCGAATTCACCAATCTCATGAACGAGGTCCTGGTCGCTGCCAAGATCGTTTCCCTTCAGGTCAATAACGCCGGCCTGGGTGAAGACATCCTGGGCATGTCGGGCCGCGTCAACGTTCAGGGTGAAGAAGTGCAGAAGCTGGATGATTATGCCAACAGCATATTCATCAAGCTGGTGGGCGAGTCCGGCAACATCTGCGCCATCACCTCCGAGGAAAACGAAAAGCCGGTCATCATTCCGCCCGACCGCGCCGGAAAATACATCTTCATGGTGGACCCGCTCGACGGCTCGTCGAACATCGACGTGAACGTCAACATCGGCACCATCTTCGCCGTATACCGCAAGCAAAGCCCCGGATTGGAAGTGACCGATGACGACCTGCTGCAACCCGGCACCCAGCAGGTGGCGGCGGGCTACATCATTTACGGACCCAGCACGCTGTTCGTGTACACCTCCGGCAACGGGGTGCACAGCTTCACTCTGGACCCGGCCCTGGGCGAGTTTTTCCTGTCCACGCAGAACATGAAGATCCCCAGGCACGGTTCCACGTACAGCGTCAACGAAGGCAACTCGCAGAACTGGCAGGAGCCACAGAAAAACCTGGTCCATTATCTGAAGGAATGGGATGAGGCCACCGAGCGCCCTTACAAACTGCGCTACATCGGGTCGCTGGTTGCGGACTTCCACCGCACGTTGCTGAAAGGCGGCATCTTCATGTATCCCGGCGACAAGAAAAGTCCGCAAGGCAAACTGCGTTACGCCTTCGAAGCCGCGCCTCTGGCCATGATTGTGGAAAATGCCGGCGGCAAGGCGACGGACGGGAAACAGCGCATTCTGGATATCCGGCCCACGGACATCCATCAACGGGTTCCCCTGTACATCGGCAGTTCGGACGATCTGGACCGCGCCCACACACTGCTGGGCTGA
- a CDS encoding tetratricopeptide repeat protein: MPYDLSLPVLELPRLPIRLNLARAEAPEAPEPLPDHERFLEFALVQYQANQFAVAEFYLKRSLILERDNPRALQLLPWAYFFQKRYHKALLAFEKAHAAFPDDPRPVIGLGWCYFSLQEYHHALEKFEQALQRDPESEQARKGIGFVHWMLDHPGQAERWLRKVYSWHQWDRLQADWKRWQPQSPRQPVEVAPLDWKQQSLFTPIVEQPRYPSILFTHPDWKPQPAVDNAWRLYNKEFYEDALKAFRALPEPVNQTLDAQNGLAWSLLKTGHLLEAQDIFRTLKASHSGYPGVIHGIAALNTAFEQKSRFARHYLDLGKHRIAETHIQELKEAYPQWSVPYSMLGWVHLKRGEEQRALEWFNTAMQYNPGSDDAMAGLRQFDHLELAKVFQGDQALNAGDYKRASYLYYEYIRKHASAEALPPLLARAYSGMGFSQYHKRRYDLALFNFRKLSGVPYMEFERNKGLGLTYYALGRYDKAVDHLIVADALRPDQPDLIQKLDWAVLRSWDAETARDYLAAKTRQNPLRPTPYLGLGWVYYKTGRPNLGIEYFLKSIDLDPDIIQTVEFRDMLQAERFGWQVYNELGWKYYHRDEAGKALQLFSLALQRRPRSSEAMKGLGYAYLKLEQYDRAAAMLKQAIKRNPNTHPVRITVAGHEPGTRVDIWTSTRTQLARALYAQGRFRDALRWFLAEYERNPGWTEVHDGLGWTYLKLERLAESRQAFLRSLDLQPVNPHSHEGLKSVKTQMARRKM, encoded by the coding sequence ATGCCTTACGACTTGTCCCTGCCCGTACTGGAGTTGCCGCGCCTGCCGATCCGTCTCAATCTGGCTCGCGCCGAGGCCCCGGAAGCGCCCGAGCCGCTGCCCGACCACGAGCGCTTTCTGGAGTTTGCTCTCGTCCAGTACCAGGCCAACCAATTTGCCGTGGCCGAGTTCTACCTCAAACGCAGTCTCATTCTGGAGCGCGACAACCCCCGCGCCCTGCAGCTTTTGCCCTGGGCTTATTTTTTCCAGAAACGCTACCACAAGGCGCTGCTGGCGTTTGAAAAAGCCCATGCCGCGTTCCCGGACGATCCCCGCCCGGTCATCGGTCTCGGCTGGTGTTACTTCAGCTTGCAGGAGTACCACCATGCTCTCGAAAAATTCGAACAGGCCTTGCAACGGGATCCGGAATCCGAGCAGGCGAGAAAGGGCATCGGCTTCGTGCACTGGATGCTGGACCATCCCGGCCAGGCGGAACGTTGGTTGCGCAAAGTTTATTCGTGGCACCAGTGGGACCGCTTGCAGGCAGACTGGAAACGATGGCAACCCCAATCGCCCCGGCAGCCGGTGGAGGTGGCGCCTCTCGACTGGAAACAGCAATCCCTGTTCACGCCGATCGTCGAACAGCCGCGTTACCCTTCCATTCTGTTCACGCACCCGGACTGGAAACCACAACCCGCCGTGGACAACGCCTGGCGGCTGTACAACAAAGAGTTTTATGAGGACGCGCTGAAAGCCTTCCGTGCGTTGCCAGAACCGGTCAACCAGACGCTGGACGCGCAGAACGGACTGGCCTGGAGCCTGCTCAAAACGGGTCATTTGCTGGAAGCGCAGGATATATTCCGCACGCTGAAAGCGAGTCACTCCGGCTATCCCGGCGTCATCCACGGCATCGCTGCGCTCAACACCGCATTTGAACAGAAGTCGCGGTTCGCGCGCCACTACCTCGACCTCGGCAAGCACCGGATCGCGGAAACCCACATCCAGGAATTGAAGGAAGCCTACCCGCAATGGTCCGTGCCCTACAGCATGCTGGGCTGGGTGCACCTGAAACGCGGCGAGGAACAACGCGCACTCGAATGGTTCAATACCGCCATGCAGTACAACCCGGGAAGCGACGATGCCATGGCGGGCCTGCGTCAGTTCGATCACCTGGAACTGGCCAAGGTGTTTCAGGGCGACCAGGCGTTGAACGCGGGTGATTACAAACGCGCGTCCTATCTCTATTACGAATACATCCGCAAACACGCATCGGCGGAAGCCCTGCCGCCCCTGCTGGCCCGCGCCTACAGCGGCATGGGGTTCAGCCAGTACCACAAGCGCCGCTATGACCTCGCCCTGTTCAATTTCCGGAAATTGAGCGGCGTGCCCTACATGGAGTTCGAGCGCAACAAGGGATTGGGCCTGACCTATTATGCGCTGGGCCGGTACGACAAGGCGGTGGACCACCTCATCGTCGCCGATGCCCTGCGGCCGGACCAACCGGACCTCATTCAGAAACTCGACTGGGCCGTGCTGCGCAGCTGGGATGCCGAAACCGCGCGCGATTACCTGGCGGCCAAGACCCGGCAAAACCCCCTGCGCCCCACCCCGTACCTCGGACTCGGCTGGGTGTATTACAAAACCGGGCGGCCCAACCTCGGCATCGAATACTTTTTGAAATCCATCGACCTCGACCCGGATATCATCCAGACCGTGGAATTCCGCGATATGTTGCAGGCGGAACGCTTCGGCTGGCAGGTGTACAACGAACTGGGCTGGAAGTATTACCACCGTGATGAAGCCGGCAAGGCGCTGCAATTGTTCTCGCTGGCGCTGCAACGGCGGCCGCGTTCTTCCGAAGCGATGAAGGGATTGGGCTACGCTTACCTCAAGTTGGAACAATACGACCGGGCGGCGGCGATGCTGAAGCAGGCCATCAAACGCAATCCGAATACCCACCCGGTGCGCATCACGGTCGCCGGCCACGAACCCGGCACGCGGGTCGATATCTGGACCAGCACGCGCACGCAACTGGCGCGGGCGCTGTACGCACAGGGACGCTTCCGGGACGCGTTGCGGTGGTTTTTAGCGGAATATGAACGCAATCCGGGCTGGACGGAAGTGCACGACGGGCTGGGATGGACCTATCTGAAGCTGGAACGGCTGGCGGAGTCCAGACAGGCCTTTTTGCGGTCGCTGGACCTGCAACCGGTCAACCCCCATTCCCACGAAGGCCTGAAAAGCGTCAAAACGCAGATGGCGCGACGCAAAATGTGA
- the hisS gene encoding histidine--tRNA ligase encodes MKIQSIRGVKDILPGEIEKWHKVEAAARRVFSPYGFKEIRLPIFESTHLFKRSIGETTDIVEKEMYTFTDRGGEEITLRPEGTASVVRSYVQHKMHGQNQLVKLYYMGPMFRYERPQAGRFRQFYQIGAEAMGSASPTVDAEVMTMLITLFNELGLNNVELQINSLGCPECRPPYRELLKDAIRKHLDELCSNCTQRYERNPLRVLDCKVDRDREIALGLPRISDHLCQACRDNFAAVQAALAGMNTPFTVNNQLVRGLDYYTRTTFEVVGKEGLGSQNAICGGGRYDSLVEEFEGPPTPCFGFAVGVERLIATLPESTWQDIVRRPDIFAVLLGDAAQQQGHTVIQKLRAQGWYVELDYEGASMKSQMRKANREESRFALIIGDNEIQTQQFVLKNMGNGEQVTLDAGQCVEQIRKHLDVPKPE; translated from the coding sequence ATGAAAATTCAGAGCATACGCGGCGTCAAAGACATCCTGCCCGGTGAAATCGAAAAATGGCACAAGGTGGAAGCCGCCGCCCGGCGCGTGTTCTCCCCCTACGGATTCAAGGAAATCCGTCTCCCCATTTTTGAAAGCACGCACCTGTTCAAGCGCAGCATCGGCGAAACCACCGACATTGTCGAAAAGGAAATGTACACCTTCACCGATCGCGGCGGCGAGGAGATCACCCTGCGTCCGGAAGGCACCGCCTCCGTCGTGCGTTCCTACGTCCAGCACAAGATGCACGGCCAGAACCAACTGGTAAAACTGTATTACATGGGACCGATGTTCCGTTACGAGCGGCCGCAGGCGGGACGCTTCCGCCAGTTTTACCAGATCGGGGCCGAGGCGATGGGATCTGCCAGCCCCACCGTCGATGCGGAAGTGATGACCATGCTCATCACCCTATTCAACGAGCTGGGTCTCAACAACGTCGAATTGCAGATCAACTCCCTGGGCTGTCCCGAATGCCGCCCGCCTTACCGTGAACTGTTGAAAGACGCCATCCGCAAACACCTCGACGAACTGTGCAGCAACTGCACGCAGCGTTACGAACGCAACCCGCTGCGCGTGCTCGACTGCAAGGTGGATCGCGACCGCGAGATCGCGCTCGGCCTGCCGCGCATCTCCGACCACCTGTGCCAGGCCTGCCGGGACAATTTTGCCGCTGTGCAGGCCGCCCTCGCCGGCATGAACACGCCGTTCACCGTGAACAATCAGTTGGTGCGCGGCCTTGATTACTACACGCGCACGACCTTTGAAGTGGTCGGCAAGGAAGGTCTGGGGTCGCAGAATGCCATCTGCGGCGGTGGCCGTTACGACTCGCTGGTGGAAGAATTCGAAGGTCCGCCGACGCCCTGCTTCGGCTTTGCCGTCGGTGTGGAACGCCTCATTGCCACCCTGCCGGAATCCACCTGGCAGGACATCGTCCGCCGTCCAGATATCTTTGCCGTGCTGCTCGGCGACGCAGCCCAGCAGCAGGGGCATACGGTGATCCAGAAGCTACGCGCCCAGGGATGGTACGTGGAATTGGATTATGAGGGCGCCAGCATGAAAAGTCAGATGCGAAAGGCCAATCGCGAAGAGAGCCGTTTCGCGTTGATCATCGGCGACAACGAGATCCAGACCCAACAATTCGTTTTGAAAAACATGGGGAACGGAGAGCAGGTAACCCTCGACGCCGGCCAGTGCGTCGAACAAATTCGCAAACACCTCGACGTTCCAAAACCTGAATGA
- a CDS encoding formylglycine-generating enzyme family protein — translation MRFSQFLLALAACLLLASCSQGDAPDSEESEALSVAEIEQQAGPGPESAVAPKRVEPVQLTEEDKKVAALAPAGMVFIKGGCFIMGNNNAQVDEKFEREVCVQDFFMDKYELTQERWEAVMGYNPAKFVGPDHPVEQVNYFDIEKFLKQYSGACRLPTEAEWEYAARAGTQTRYYWGNVMDGEYAWYADNAKDTTHPVGQKKPNAFGLYDMMGNVWEWTEDWWQNVYPSKKLDNPTGPNAGEYKVIRGGSIVSSAGALRTTNRTWLNPKNRVYSKISTYGGLVNEKFNYIGFRCVVSADTLLQSQQVRKVKNEGKGETSSPNPPKQTAQP, via the coding sequence ATGCGTTTTTCCCAGTTCTTATTGGCGCTTGCAGCCTGCCTGCTTCTTGCTTCCTGTTCCCAGGGAGACGCCCCCGACAGCGAGGAGAGCGAGGCGCTTTCCGTTGCAGAAATTGAACAGCAGGCCGGGCCGGGCCCCGAATCAGCCGTCGCCCCGAAGCGGGTGGAGCCGGTTCAACTGACGGAAGAGGATAAGAAGGTCGCCGCCCTGGCCCCCGCGGGCATGGTGTTCATCAAGGGGGGTTGCTTCATCATGGGCAACAACAACGCCCAGGTCGATGAGAAATTCGAGCGCGAAGTGTGTGTGCAGGATTTCTTCATGGACAAGTATGAGCTCACGCAGGAGCGGTGGGAGGCGGTGATGGGCTACAATCCCGCCAAGTTCGTCGGCCCGGATCATCCGGTCGAGCAGGTCAATTACTTCGACATCGAAAAATTCCTCAAGCAATACAGTGGCGCCTGTCGGCTGCCCACGGAAGCGGAATGGGAATACGCCGCCCGTGCCGGCACGCAAACCCGCTATTACTGGGGCAACGTGATGGATGGCGAGTACGCCTGGTATGCGGACAATGCCAAGGACACCACACACCCCGTTGGCCAGAAAAAGCCCAACGCGTTCGGCCTGTACGACATGATGGGCAATGTCTGGGAATGGACGGAGGACTGGTGGCAGAATGTCTATCCGTCCAAAAAGCTGGACAATCCTACCGGACCCAATGCGGGAGAATACAAAGTCATTCGCGGCGGTTCCATCGTTTCCTCAGCAGGAGCCCTGCGCACCACCAATCGCACCTGGCTGAACCCGAAGAACCGGGTGTATTCCAAAATTTCGACGTATGGTGGATTGGTGAATGAGAAGTTCAACTATATCGGGTTCCGCTGTGTGGTGTCGGCGGACACGCTGCTGCAATCGCAACAGGTCCGGAAGGTGAAGAATGAAGGGAAGGGGGAGACCTCTTCTCCGAACCCGCCGAAACAAACGGCTCAGCCCTGA
- a CDS encoding Fur family transcriptional regulator has protein sequence MSNKEQEVLEQYISQHNLKITKQRRAVLEAFLNCEDHVSAEELYKIVSSKEPKIGLATVYRTLSLLTESGLAVELDFGDGQKRYELNYAHEHHDHMICTECGKIIEFHNEVIEKLQEEVANNHGFKMTSHKLDLFGICRECQQ, from the coding sequence ATGAGTAATAAAGAACAGGAAGTTCTGGAACAGTACATTTCCCAGCACAACTTGAAAATCACCAAGCAACGCCGGGCCGTGCTGGAAGCATTTTTGAATTGTGAAGACCACGTCAGCGCCGAAGAACTTTACAAGATTGTTTCCAGCAAGGAACCGAAGATCGGCCTCGCGACCGTTTACCGGACGCTGTCCCTGCTGACCGAAAGCGGCCTCGCCGTGGAGCTGGATTTCGGCGACGGTCAGAAGCGGTACGAACTGAATTACGCCCACGAACACCACGACCACATGATCTGCACCGAATGCGGCAAGATCATCGAATTCCACAACGAAGTCATCGAAAAACTACAGGAAGAAGTCGCCAACAATCACGGCTTCAAAATGACCTCGCACAAACTCGATCTGTTTGGCATTTGCAGGGAGTGTCAGCAGTAG
- the typA gene encoding translational GTPase TypA: MKTNHIRNIGIIAHVDHGKTTLIDRLLEQSGMFRDGTEHSSCIMDSNELERERGITIFSKNASILYQGHKLNIVDTPGHADFGGEVERILKMVNGVLLLVDAAEGPMPQTRFVLKKSLELGLKPIVVINKIDRPGANPNRAVDQVFDLFVNLNATDEQLDFPIVYTSAKLGFAKRTLDSEPGDMTPVLDLIVEKVPAHTGDAEAPFQMQVTSIDYNDYVGRIAIGKIERGRFSATAPSTLIRRDGSSEPFKLMKAYTYEGLNRVEVQEAGVGDIIGIAGMKDVDIGETIADSQHPEPLPLIRIDEPTMSIYFAVNDSPFSGKDGKFLTSGHLRERLQKEVKSNIALRVEESAAGDKFKVSGRGELHLGILIETMRREGYEFSISRPQVLLKEIEGKTYEPLEFVVIDVEETYSGKVMEAMGTRKGSLKNMLHMEDGHVRLEYHVPTRFLFGFQSDFLTMTKGTGTLQHTFEDFVPFMGGSAKRLRGALIALENGQTTGYSIFNLQDRGQLFVGPGQPVYTGMIIGENNKDNDLVVNICKEKKLTNMRASGSDDTVILTPPRVMSLEQVLGFLNEDELAEITPHNIRLRKKFLDENERKRNSKTQKVA, encoded by the coding sequence ATGAAAACGAATCACATTCGTAACATCGGCATCATTGCACACGTTGACCACGGTAAAACCACGCTCATCGATCGGCTGCTGGAGCAAAGCGGCATGTTTCGTGACGGCACGGAGCACAGCTCCTGCATCATGGACAGCAACGAACTGGAGCGCGAGCGCGGCATCACCATCTTTTCCAAGAACGCCTCCATCCTTTATCAGGGCCACAAGCTGAACATCGTGGACACGCCGGGCCACGCCGACTTTGGCGGCGAGGTGGAACGCATTCTAAAAATGGTCAACGGCGTCCTGCTGCTGGTGGATGCGGCCGAGGGGCCCATGCCGCAGACCCGTTTCGTGCTGAAAAAATCCCTGGAACTCGGGCTCAAGCCCATTGTCGTCATCAACAAGATCGACCGCCCCGGCGCCAATCCGAACCGCGCTGTCGATCAGGTGTTCGATCTGTTTGTCAATCTCAACGCCACCGACGAGCAACTCGATTTTCCGATTGTGTACACCTCTGCCAAGCTGGGTTTCGCCAAGCGCACGCTGGATTCCGAACCGGGCGACATGACGCCCGTGCTCGACCTCATCGTCGAGAAAGTGCCGGCGCACACCGGCGATGCCGAAGCCCCTTTTCAGATGCAGGTCACTTCGATCGATTACAACGATTATGTCGGCCGTATCGCCATCGGCAAAATCGAGCGCGGCCGGTTTTCCGCCACGGCGCCGTCCACGCTCATCCGGCGCGATGGATCCAGCGAACCCTTCAAATTGATGAAAGCCTACACGTATGAGGGCCTGAACCGGGTGGAAGTGCAGGAAGCCGGGGTCGGCGACATCATCGGCATCGCCGGCATGAAAGATGTCGATATCGGCGAGACCATCGCCGACAGCCAGCACCCGGAACCCTTGCCTTTGATCCGCATCGACGAACCGACCATGTCGATTTATTTTGCCGTCAACGACTCCCCGTTTTCCGGCAAAGACGGCAAATTCCTCACCTCCGGCCACCTGCGCGAACGTTTGCAGAAAGAAGTGAAATCCAACATCGCGCTGCGCGTTGAGGAATCGGCGGCAGGCGACAAGTTCAAGGTTTCGGGCCGCGGCGAGTTGCATCTCGGCATTCTCATCGAAACCATGCGCCGCGAGGGGTATGAGTTCAGCATCTCGCGCCCGCAGGTCCTGCTCAAGGAGATCGAAGGCAAGACCTATGAGCCGCTCGAGTTTGTGGTCATCGACGTGGAGGAGACGTATTCCGGAAAAGTCATGGAAGCCATGGGAACACGCAAAGGTTCTCTGAAGAACATGCTGCACATGGAAGACGGGCATGTGCGTCTCGAATACCATGTGCCGACGCGCTTTCTGTTCGGTTTCCAGTCCGATTTTTTAACGATGACCAAAGGCACCGGCACCCTGCAGCACACGTTCGAAGACTTCGTGCCCTTCATGGGCGGTTCCGCCAAACGCCTGCGCGGCGCCCTGATCGCGCTGGAAAACGGACAGACCACGGGCTACTCCATCTTCAACCTGCAGGATCGCGGCCAGTTGTTCGTAGGCCCCGGTCAACCGGTGTACACCGGCATGATCATCGGCGAAAACAACAAGGACAACGACCTGGTGGTCAACATCTGCAAAGAGAAAAAATTGACCAACATGCGCGCTTCCGGCTCGGACGACACGGTCATTCTGACGCCGCCGCGCGTCATGAGTCTGGAACAGGTGCTCGGTTTTCTGAATGAGGACGAACTCGCCGAGATCACGCCTCACAACATCCGCCTGCGCAAAAAGTTTCTGGATGAAAACGAGCGCAAGCGCAATTCCAAGACTCAAAAAGTAGCCTGA